The proteins below are encoded in one region of Syntrophotalea carbinolica DSM 2380:
- a CDS encoding DUF5714 domain-containing protein, with protein sequence MEFTLQHWQRLQWRDMPLYLNPEQPSWFVPNATGDRVLCALRQDASVAMETAARCFLQRLPQGDAAVYPGRSHFLKTESLRELWFHITNRCNMNCRHCMFGSGPGDAAELDAERIVTLARQASNLGCRVFALTGGEPLVHRRFDYIARELLALPDSRLVVLTNGLLLSRLLPCLLNDRQRLHLQISVDGLREGHDRLRGAGSFDRLMGQLDWLQRRDLPFTLSMCVTADNVGDMPGMVALAAEYGGKNVHFMWYFVRGRGHDGAVADNEQLFAHLIKAEEAALRYGVTIDNLQALKTQIFAPPGTVHDGSNNAWESLAVGPDGQLYPSAALVGVPELSTPISADLATAWRDSAVLDEIRRASATELSTPWRFLLGGGDLDHSYLASGRFVGGDPYLPLYENLACWLIQQQASKQADEGAAALRLKMGDILESCGAHGSVALLHSNCLLALAGQDSHTAVKDYYRGAATEDREEILNPVCYEEGLIAHIPEAYRFRGYGCGSPVLDAQLQPGETVVDLGSGRGVECFIAARQVGAGGKVFGVDMLDPMLSAARRGAEAVAANLGYQNLEFRQGYLEQLPLDDDSVDVVLSNCVMNLSPDKRRAFAEILRALRPGGRLVISDVVCEEEPDAAIRNDETLRGECIGGALTQRDLVGILAEAGFVAVRLIKRFPYRVVAGHPFFSLTYQAVKAAPPEVVRVLWRGPLSAFGPDGAVLVPGAVATLDRQQADLVGEGAFQLDEHGTVVNLDLGESCCCSLPPETRSTASEQGVARYVSGCMVCGAPLRYLDEDRRHSCHFCGETHTTRALCTNGHFVCDACHARDARGIIESMCLHTKAVDMLDLFEKITAYPGFPDNGPEYHALVPGVILATARNRGLQVSRETLLAGIRRGGQVAGGSCAFWGVCGAATGVGVAFSLLLEANPLKAEARQAVQTVVQQVLAEISSLRAARCCRRDSFLALRKTAQLSGDLLPIALLAQAAIGCPARRNKEGCLGASCPLSKKFNLVSGGHIAEETSG encoded by the coding sequence ATGGAGTTCACGCTTCAGCATTGGCAGCGTCTTCAGTGGCGGGACATGCCCCTTTACCTCAACCCGGAGCAGCCATCCTGGTTTGTGCCTAATGCAACCGGTGACCGGGTTTTATGTGCCTTGCGCCAGGATGCATCGGTTGCCATGGAAACTGCAGCGAGGTGTTTTTTGCAGCGCCTGCCTCAAGGTGATGCCGCCGTGTATCCCGGGCGCAGCCACTTTCTGAAAACCGAGTCGTTGCGGGAGCTCTGGTTCCACATCACCAATCGTTGCAATATGAACTGTCGGCACTGCATGTTCGGGTCCGGTCCCGGCGATGCTGCCGAACTTGATGCCGAGCGTATTGTCACGTTGGCACGCCAGGCGTCAAATCTGGGTTGTCGCGTGTTTGCCTTGACCGGCGGCGAACCTCTGGTGCATCGCCGGTTCGACTATATTGCCCGGGAACTTTTGGCCTTGCCCGACAGTCGTCTGGTGGTGTTGACCAATGGCTTGTTGCTGAGCCGGCTATTGCCGTGTCTTTTAAATGATCGTCAGCGGCTGCATCTGCAGATCAGTGTTGACGGTCTGCGCGAGGGGCACGACCGGTTGCGAGGCGCAGGCAGTTTTGACCGGCTTATGGGGCAGCTGGACTGGTTGCAAAGACGAGATCTCCCCTTCACTTTATCTATGTGCGTGACGGCCGACAATGTAGGCGATATGCCGGGGATGGTCGCTCTCGCGGCCGAATATGGCGGGAAAAATGTCCATTTCATGTGGTATTTCGTGCGTGGACGCGGCCACGACGGCGCGGTGGCGGACAACGAGCAGCTTTTCGCTCATTTGATAAAGGCGGAAGAGGCCGCCCTGCGATACGGCGTGACCATCGATAATCTGCAGGCACTCAAGACGCAAATCTTCGCTCCCCCCGGCACCGTGCATGACGGTTCCAATAATGCCTGGGAGTCGCTGGCTGTGGGTCCGGATGGACAGCTCTATCCTTCGGCAGCATTGGTTGGGGTGCCGGAACTGTCCACCCCGATTTCCGCTGATCTGGCCACCGCCTGGCGCGACAGTGCGGTGCTCGATGAAATCCGCCGTGCTTCGGCTACCGAATTGTCTACTCCCTGGCGGTTTTTGCTTGGTGGCGGTGACCTTGATCACAGTTATCTGGCCAGCGGGCGTTTCGTCGGAGGCGACCCCTATCTGCCTCTGTACGAAAATCTGGCCTGCTGGTTGATTCAGCAGCAGGCGTCTAAGCAGGCCGATGAAGGGGCTGCCGCGCTGCGTCTTAAAATGGGGGATATTCTCGAAAGTTGCGGTGCGCACGGTTCGGTCGCGTTGCTGCATTCCAACTGCCTGCTGGCGTTGGCCGGCCAGGACAGCCACACGGCAGTCAAAGATTATTATCGCGGTGCGGCCACCGAGGACCGCGAGGAGATTCTCAACCCTGTCTGCTATGAGGAAGGCCTTATCGCCCATATCCCCGAGGCATATCGTTTTCGCGGCTATGGTTGCGGCAGCCCGGTGCTCGACGCTCAACTGCAACCGGGGGAAACCGTGGTCGATCTCGGTTCCGGGCGCGGTGTGGAATGTTTCATCGCTGCCCGCCAGGTTGGTGCCGGAGGTAAAGTGTTCGGGGTCGACATGCTCGACCCGATGTTGTCGGCGGCCCGTCGCGGCGCCGAGGCGGTCGCGGCGAATCTCGGTTATCAAAACCTGGAGTTTCGTCAGGGGTACCTGGAGCAGTTGCCCCTGGACGATGATTCCGTGGATGTGGTGCTGTCGAACTGTGTGATGAATCTGTCGCCCGACAAACGACGCGCGTTTGCCGAAATTCTGAGAGCTTTGCGCCCCGGAGGGCGGTTGGTCATTTCTGACGTGGTTTGTGAAGAGGAGCCGGATGCGGCTATTCGCAATGATGAAACCCTGCGTGGCGAGTGCATCGGTGGAGCGCTCACCCAACGGGATCTGGTAGGCATCCTTGCAGAAGCGGGGTTTGTCGCGGTGCGCCTGATCAAACGTTTTCCCTACCGGGTGGTGGCCGGGCATCCTTTCTTCTCTCTGACCTACCAGGCGGTCAAGGCGGCGCCGCCCGAAGTGGTCCGGGTGCTTTGGCGAGGGCCTCTTTCGGCGTTCGGGCCGGATGGTGCCGTGCTGGTGCCCGGCGCTGTCGCCACTCTCGATCGGCAGCAGGCCGATCTGGTGGGAGAGGGGGCTTTTCAGCTCGATGAGCATGGAACGGTGGTCAATCTCGACCTTGGTGAGAGTTGCTGCTGCAGTTTGCCTCCGGAGACCCGGTCTACGGCATCGGAGCAGGGCGTCGCGCGCTATGTGTCCGGCTGCATGGTCTGCGGCGCGCCCTTACGCTATCTCGACGAAGACCGCCGGCATTCCTGCCACTTTTGCGGAGAGACGCATACAACGCGAGCACTTTGCACCAACGGGCATTTCGTCTGCGATGCTTGCCATGCCCGGGATGCTCGTGGGATCATCGAAAGTATGTGCCTGCACACCAAGGCCGTCGATATGCTGGATCTGTTTGAAAAGATCACCGCCTACCCGGGCTTTCCCGACAACGGCCCGGAGTATCATGCCCTGGTGCCCGGCGTGATCCTGGCCACGGCGCGGAATCGTGGTCTGCAGGTCAGTCGCGAGACTTTGCTGGCCGGTATCCGCCGCGGGGGGCAGGTTGCCGGCGGCAGTTGCGCCTTCTGGGGCGTATGTGGTGCCGCGACCGGTGTCGGTGTGGCTTTCAGTCTGCTTTTAGAGGCCAATCCGTTAAAAGCAGAGGCCCGACAAGCGGTGCAGACCGTGGTGCAGCAGGTCCTGGCTGAAATAAGTTCCCTGCGGGCTGCGCGCTGCTGTCGGCGGGACAGTTTTCTGGCCCTGCGCAAGACGGCACAGCTGTCCGGGGATTTGCTGCCCATCGCCCTGCTGGCCCAAGCCGCTATCGGTTGTCCCGCCCGTCGCAACAAAGAAGGTTGCCTGGGCGCAAGCTGTCCGTTGTCGAAGAAATTTAACCTGGTTTCCGGGGGGCACATTGCAGAGGAGACCTCGGGGTGA